One stretch of Oncorhynchus clarkii lewisi isolate Uvic-CL-2024 chromosome 1, UVic_Ocla_1.0, whole genome shotgun sequence DNA includes these proteins:
- the LOC139410025 gene encoding cytochrome P450 1B1-like, with the protein MDMHIIFEEMTWPSPRSILLASLTVVFAVHLWRRIRRNWDVCSPPGPFAWPVIGNAVEVGKTPHLYFSRMARKYGDVFRIKLGCRDVVVLNGDAIRQALIKKGYDFAGRPDFTSFQYVSNGDGIAFGKFSEWWKVHRKVAQSTVRMFSTGNMNSKKTFENHVVCEVRELLRIFLGKTQEHKYFQPMTYLVVSTANIMTAVCFGKRYSYDDAEFAQVVGRNDQFTQTVGAGSIVDVMPWLQYFPNPIKTIFDNFKELNREFSKFIVTKVVEHRKTIQPSTIRDMTDAFIMALDHSQDSSPGVSPGKDYVPPTIGDIFGASQDTLSTALQWIILILVRFPHIQLRLQEEVDKVVYRSRLPTMEDQSQLPYVMAFIYEVMRFTSFVPLTIPHSTITDTTIMGYTILKDTVIFINQWSSNHDPARWTQPETFDPLRFLDQDSSLNKDLASSVLIFSLGKRRCIGEELSKMQLFLFTALLAHQAHFSPDPDKLPTIDYTYGLTLKPNNFSIAVNLRDTMDVLEEASQRPFNRETQEDTGNSRSD; encoded by the exons ATGGACATGCACATTATATTCGAGGAGATGACCTGGCCATCGCCACGGAGTATATTATTGGCGTCTTTGACTGTTGTCTTTGCCGTGCACCTGTGGCGCAGGATCAGGCGGAACTGGGACGTATGCAGCCCGCCTGGACCCTTCGCTTGGCCGGTCATTGGGAACGCAGTAGAGGTTGGCAAAACTCCTCACCTCTATTTCTCTCGCATGGCACGGAAATATGGGGATGTCTTTCGAATCAAACTCGGCTGCCGGGACGTTGTGGTGCTGAATGGCGACGCAATCAGGCAGGCGCTCATCAAAAAGGGATATGATTTCGCAGGTAGACCGGACTTTACTTCTTTTCAATACGTTTCCAATGGCGATGGCATTGCTTTTGGAAAATTCAGCGAATGGTGGAAAGTGCACCGAAAAGTAGCCCAATCTACTGTTCGGATGTTTTCCACCGGCAACATGAACTCCAAAAAAACCTTCGAAAACCACGTTGTCTGCGAAGTTAGGGAGCTGCTCCGTATTTTCCTGGGAAAAACGCAAGAGCACAAATATTTCCAGCCGATGACATACTTGGTGGTATCAACAGCGAACATAATGACCGCGGTGTGCTTTGGAAAGAGGTATTCCTACGACGACGCAGAGTTTGCACAAGTTGTGGGACGAAATGATCAATTCACCCAAACAGTAGGGGCTGGGAGCATCGTTGATGTGATGCCTTGGCTCCAGTATTTTCCCAACCCAATAAAAAcaatttttgacaattttaaagAGCTCAACCGGGAGTTCAGTAAATTTATCGTTACTAAGGTTGTCGAGCATCGAAAGACCATTCAGCCAAGCACAATCCGGGACATGACAGATGCTTTCATCATGGCATTGGACCATTCTCAGGACAGCTCGCCCGGAGTCTCACCAGGCAAAGATTACGTGCCACCTACTATTGGTGATATTTTTGGAGCAAGCCAAGACACACTGTCTACTGCACTCCAATGGATCATTCTGATACTTGTGAG GTTTCCTCATATCCAGCTGCGTCTCCAAGAGGAAGTGGACAAAGTGGTCTACCGGAGCCGTCTGCCCACCATGGAAGACCAGTCTCAGTTGCCTTACGTGATGGCCTTTATCTACGAGGTGATGCGCTTCACCAGCTTTGTGCCTCTCACCATTCCCCACAGCACCATCACCGACACTACCATCATGGGCTACACCATTCTCAAGGACACAGTGATCTTCATCAACCAGTGGTCCAGCAACCACGACCCCGCCAGGTGGACACAACCAGAGACCTTTGACCCCCTGCGCTTCCTGGACCAGGACAGCTCTTTGAACAAGGACCTGGCCAGCAGTGTGCTCATCTTCTCCTTGGGAAAGAGGCGGTGCATCGGAGAAGAGCTGTCCAAGATGCAGCTGTTCCTATTTACTGCATTGCTGGCACACCAGGCCCACTTTAGTCCCGACCCGGACAAGCTGCCCACCATTGACTACACCTATGGGCTGACCCTGAAGCCCAATAACTTCTCCATAGCAGTAAATCTACGGGACACCATGGACGTCTTGGAGGAGGCTAGCCAAAGGCCCTTCAATAGGGAGACCCAGGAGGACACAGGCAACTCCAGATCAGACTGA